In Streptomyces sp. P9-A4, the genomic window ACCGGCGTCCTGGAGCTGCCCATGCCGACCGTCGCCGCCGTGCACGGCTTCGCCCTCGGCGGCGGCTTCGAGCTGGCGCTGGCCTGCGATGTGATCGTCGCCGACGCGACCGCCGTGGTCGGCCTCCCCGAGGTCTCCGTCGGTGTCATCCCCGGCGGTGGCGGTACGCAGCTGCTGCCGCGCCGGGTCGGCGCGGCGCGCGCGGCCGAGCTGGTCTTCACGGCCCGCCGGGTGGAGGCCGTGGAGGCCCGCGAGCTGGGACTCGTCGACCTCCTGGAGGAGGACGCGCGGACGGCCGCCCTGGAGCTGGCCGGGCGGATCGCGGCCAACTCGCCGGTCGGGCTGCGCGCGGCGAAGAAGGCCATGCGGCTCGGTCAGGGCCTGGACCTGCGGGCGGGCCTGGAGGTCGAGGACGCGGCCTGGCGTTCGGTGGCGTTCTCGGGGGACCGCGCGGAGGGCGTCGCGGCCTTCAACGAGAAGCGGAAGCCGAACTGGCCGGGTGAGTGACTTTCACCGTTCTGCACTAAATGTCACTTACGGTGACGTCTCGGAAGGGAAAACGGATCAAACCTCCCTAAGCTGGAGGAATGGGTGAGGATGTGCGGCTGCGGGCCGTGGTGGCGCTGGCGCAGGGGATGGCGGCGGCGCACACTCCGCGCGAGTTCTGGCGGGCGGCGGCGCTCGGGTCCTGCGAGGGCCTCGACGGAAGCTTCGCCGCCCTGTCGGTCTGGGAGCGGGACCACGGACGTCTCAAGGTCCTGGTGAACGCCGGGGAGCGGGCGGCGGGGGAGGAGGAGTTCCCGGACTCGGAGACGTATCCGGTGCACCAGTTCCCCGAGATCACCGAGTTCCTGCACGAGCGGTGGGCGGGCGGCGGCGAGCCCGACGCCTGGGTGGAGACCGTGACCGACCCGGTGCCGACCGGCCGGGTGACCGGCCTGCGGCGGCGGGGGCGCGGCTGCTGCGTGGTGGCGCCGATCGTGCTGCACGGGCGCGCGTGGGGCGAGCTGTATGTGGCCCGCCCACCGGAGCAGAAACCTTTCAGCCGCGCGGACGCCGACTTCGCGACCGTCCTCGCCGCGGTCGTCGCGGCGGGCATCGCCCAGGCCGAGCGCCTGGAGGAGGTCCGCAAGCTCGCCTTCACCGACCCGCTCACCGGGCTGGCCAACCGGCGGGCCGTCGACACCCGCCTCGACGAGGCCATCGAGCGCTACCGGGCGGACGGCTCCGTCGTCAGCCTGGTGGTCTGCGACCTCAACGGCCTCAAGCGGGTCAACGACACCCACGGCCATGCCGTCGGCGACCGGCTCCTCGAACGCTTCGGCTCGGTCCTCTCCCGCTGCGGTGCCATGCTGCCCGGCGCCCTCGCGGCCCGCCTCGGCGGCGACGAGTTCTGCCTGCTCACGGTCGGCCCGACGGCGGACGAGGTCGTCGCGGTCGCGGAGGAGCTGTGCGTCCGGGCGGCGGAACTCGAACTCGGCGAGGGCGTGGCCTGCGGGGTGGCGTCCACCGGCGACCCCATCGGCCCCCTCAGGTCGGCCCGCCGGCTCTTCC contains:
- a CDS encoding enoyl-CoA hydratase/isomerase family protein — its product is MTEQRFGEFVVVRRDGYVAELVLDRPKAMNAVSSEMARSLGAACEALAADASVRVTVLTSSNDRAFCVGADLKERNSFTDAELVRQRPTARAAYTGVLELPMPTVAAVHGFALGGGFELALACDVIVADATAVVGLPEVSVGVIPGGGGTQLLPRRVGAARAAELVFTARRVEAVEARELGLVDLLEEDARTAALELAGRIAANSPVGLRAAKKAMRLGQGLDLRAGLEVEDAAWRSVAFSGDRAEGVAAFNEKRKPNWPGE
- a CDS encoding GGDEF domain-containing protein; the protein is MGEDVRLRAVVALAQGMAAAHTPREFWRAAALGSCEGLDGSFAALSVWERDHGRLKVLVNAGERAAGEEEFPDSETYPVHQFPEITEFLHERWAGGGEPDAWVETVTDPVPTGRVTGLRRRGRGCCVVAPIVLHGRAWGELYVARPPEQKPFSRADADFATVLAAVVAAGIAQAERLEEVRKLAFTDPLTGLANRRAVDTRLDEAIERYRADGSVVSLVVCDLNGLKRVNDTHGHAVGDRLLERFGSVLSRCGAMLPGALAARLGGDEFCLLTVGPTADEVVAVAEELCVRAAELELGEGVACGVASTGDPIGPLRSARRLFRLADAAQYQAKAARSAKPVVAGRDGTVVRLADAPPGARDRRRFRDAPPVEPPPES